Proteins encoded by one window of Desulfovibrio oxyclinae DSM 11498:
- the lptB gene encoding LPS export ABC transporter ATP-binding protein: MEKGLSASDLSKRYGRKEVVHSIRLSLGREEVVGLLGPNGAGKTTTFYMLAGIVKPYSGDVYLNGRNITDLPLHERARLGVSYLPQESSIFRKLTVRQNLQIILEQTDMTPRQQRERADELMDMFSITKLADQASMYLSGGERRRLEIARALIMSPDFILLDEPFAGIDPIAVIDIQEIISVLKSMGIGILISDHNVRETLNICDRAYLVYEGTIILDGTPADIVQSSRARQIYLGEDFSL, translated from the coding sequence ATGGAAAAAGGCCTTTCCGCCTCCGACCTCAGCAAACGCTATGGTCGCAAGGAAGTCGTTCACAGCATCCGGCTGTCGCTCGGTCGCGAGGAAGTCGTGGGGCTGCTCGGCCCCAACGGCGCGGGCAAGACCACGACGTTCTACATGCTGGCCGGGATCGTCAAACCGTACTCCGGTGACGTTTATCTCAACGGCAGAAATATCACCGACCTGCCGTTGCACGAACGGGCCCGTCTGGGCGTGAGCTATCTGCCGCAGGAAAGTTCCATCTTCCGCAAACTGACGGTTCGCCAGAACCTCCAGATAATCCTTGAGCAGACCGACATGACGCCTCGCCAGCAGCGCGAGCGTGCAGACGAGCTCATGGATATGTTTTCCATTACCAAGCTGGCCGATCAGGCATCCATGTACCTTTCCGGCGGCGAACGGAGAAGGCTTGAGATCGCCCGCGCGCTCATCATGAGCCCGGACTTCATTCTGCTCGACGAACCGTTCGCCGGCATCGACCCCATCGCGGTCATCGACATTCAGGAGATCATCTCCGTGCTCAAGAGCATGGGTATCGGTATTCTCATCTCCGACCACAACGTCCGGGAGACCCTGAATATCTGCGACCGTGCCTACCTCGTGTACGAGGGCACCATCATCCTCGACGGCACCCCCGCCGACATCGTCCAGAGCTCTCGGGCCCGCCAGATTTATCTGGGCGAAGACTTCTCGCTCTAG
- a CDS encoding LptA/OstA family protein, translating to MFFNRVLYFMLAALFVALPVTDTSAQELGELRETSANLNVREARNPGAEHVRTLMKGDRVRVAHPKDGWVAVFEPDATDYPEAEAIGYANAKYLDKVPDPRKTSADKGKAQAPAEVEPAEGAGQVVSDIQDVPPKPQGPTGVPVKVNADRMTYDEQGKVVAFEGNVVAKHEGLTLTADKVSAFFVTGDKRFDVKGIDRIVATGNVHAEKGNTSGDCGKLTYLVEPRILVMEQEPVLRDGPNSITGEKIRFYVRENRSEVVGGKGKRVEAEFFTNSGLEIQ from the coding sequence ATGTTTTTCAATCGAGTCCTGTACTTCATGTTGGCGGCCCTGTTTGTGGCGCTCCCCGTAACTGACACCTCTGCCCAGGAGTTGGGCGAACTGCGCGAAACTTCGGCGAATCTGAACGTTCGCGAGGCCAGAAATCCCGGCGCAGAGCACGTGCGGACCCTCATGAAAGGTGATCGCGTGCGGGTGGCGCATCCCAAGGACGGTTGGGTTGCCGTCTTTGAACCTGACGCCACCGATTATCCCGAAGCCGAGGCTATCGGCTACGCCAACGCAAAGTATCTCGATAAGGTTCCCGATCCGCGCAAGACCTCAGCAGACAAGGGCAAGGCTCAGGCGCCTGCCGAAGTCGAACCGGCCGAAGGTGCCGGACAGGTTGTATCCGACATTCAGGATGTCCCGCCCAAGCCGCAAGGGCCCACCGGCGTTCCTGTCAAGGTCAACGCGGACCGCATGACCTACGACGAGCAGGGTAAGGTCGTCGCATTCGAGGGTAACGTGGTTGCCAAGCACGAAGGACTCACGCTCACTGCGGACAAGGTCTCCGCTTTCTTCGTCACGGGGGATAAGCGTTTCGACGTGAAAGGCATTGACCGCATCGTCGCCACTGGCAACGTTCATGCGGAGAAGGGCAATACTTCCGGTGACTGCGGCAAGCTGACCTATCTGGTCGAGCCGCGTATCCTGGTCATGGAGCAGGAGCCTGTGCTGCGTGACGGCCCCAACAGCATCACCGGCGAGAAGATTCGTTTTTACGTTCGTGAAAACCGCAGTGAAGTGGTCGGCGGCAAGGGCAAACGCGTCGAGGCCGAGTTTTTCACCAACAGCGGTCTGGAGATTCAGTAG
- the lptC gene encoding LPS export ABC transporter periplasmic protein LptC: MKLRPLLLWGAIFFSGIVFGFIVKEYVSQSEPEKPARAEKQTLEDSPLVSSTEISAEDILLEQGSEGALDWKLQARKAAYDQDNGLVVVERPQLTAYFGDDRQEVYVRADAGEVDQQNDNLTLYDNVDGRFGMFTVQAKNFDYVGAIDKVVIKGGVSVARPDLEVNATAVEIDLLSRQMVAAGGVEAVVSTSAVGSDGTSEPDEQAEQ, encoded by the coding sequence ATGAAGCTTCGGCCGCTCCTGCTTTGGGGAGCGATCTTTTTCAGCGGCATCGTGTTCGGGTTCATTGTGAAGGAGTATGTTTCACAATCCGAACCCGAAAAGCCCGCGCGCGCCGAAAAGCAGACGCTTGAGGACAGTCCGCTGGTTTCCAGTACGGAAATCAGCGCGGAGGACATCCTGTTGGAGCAGGGGAGCGAAGGTGCGCTCGACTGGAAGCTGCAGGCGCGAAAGGCTGCGTACGATCAGGACAATGGGCTTGTCGTTGTCGAGCGTCCACAGCTCACTGCCTACTTCGGTGATGATCGGCAGGAAGTGTACGTGCGCGCCGACGCTGGCGAAGTGGACCAGCAGAACGATAACCTTACCCTGTACGACAACGTGGACGGACGTTTCGGCATGTTTACGGTTCAGGCCAAGAATTTCGATTATGTCGGAGCCATCGACAAGGTCGTCATCAAAGGTGGCGTGTCCGTGGCCCGGCCCGACCTTGAAGTGAACGCCACAGCTGTCGAGATAGACCTTCTCTCACGGCAGATGGTGGCGGCCGGCGGTGTCGAGGCGGTCGTGAGCACCAGCGCGGTCGGCTCAGACGGGACTTCCGAGCCTGACGAACAAGCGGAGCAGTAA
- a CDS encoding KdsC family phosphatase → MSRAQELAAKTELLVLDCDGVLTDGGLYYDESGMRMKRFNVQDGLGIKIAQAAGLEVAVITGLNQPPVERRIKELGIRHYYPGNHHKVPLFEEICENVGVGAQNAAFMGDDWVDAGVMKAAGFAMAVPNAQPEILNMADWISTKRGGDGAVREAISFILKHRGLLDEQWNKWVG, encoded by the coding sequence ATGAGTCGTGCACAGGAGTTGGCCGCCAAAACGGAACTTCTGGTGCTCGACTGCGACGGCGTGCTGACCGACGGAGGCCTGTACTACGACGAGTCCGGGATGCGCATGAAGCGCTTCAATGTGCAGGACGGGCTGGGTATCAAGATCGCGCAGGCCGCAGGGCTTGAAGTGGCGGTCATCACCGGGCTGAATCAGCCGCCGGTAGAGCGTCGCATCAAGGAACTCGGCATCCGACATTATTATCCCGGCAATCATCACAAGGTTCCGCTTTTCGAGGAAATCTGTGAGAATGTCGGAGTTGGTGCGCAGAACGCAGCTTTCATGGGAGACGACTGGGTGGATGCCGGTGTGATGAAGGCTGCCGGATTCGCCATGGCCGTTCCCAACGCCCAGCCGGAGATACTGAACATGGCCGACTGGATATCCACGAAGCGCGGCGGCGACGGCGCGGTGCGGGAGGCCATATCCTTTATCCTCAAGCACCGGGGCCTGCTCGACGAACAGTGGAACAAGTGGGTGGGGTGA
- the kdsA gene encoding 3-deoxy-8-phosphooctulonate synthase, which yields MESAKLYESCRSGLFFMAGPCALESRELALDVARHLADMAKRLDLNLIFKSSFDKANRTSVTSFRGPGMSRGLEILAEVKETTGLPVVTDIHMPEQAAVVAEVADVIQVPAFLCRQTDLLVAAGETDRIVNVKKGQFLAPWDMDNVVGKLRSTGNEKIWLTERGAMHGYNNLVVDFRSVPEMHAFDVPVVFDATHSVQKPGGQGASSGGNREYVPVLARAAVAAGVDGVFMEVHPDPDKALCDGPNSLHLDSVEPLVKQLLAVREAIS from the coding sequence ATGGAATCCGCCAAGCTTTACGAATCCTGCCGGTCCGGCCTGTTTTTCATGGCCGGACCGTGCGCGCTTGAGAGCCGGGAATTGGCGCTCGACGTGGCCCGTCACTTGGCGGACATGGCGAAGCGACTTGATCTGAACCTGATTTTCAAAAGCTCTTTCGACAAGGCCAACCGGACCTCGGTGACGAGTTTTCGGGGGCCGGGCATGTCGCGCGGGTTGGAGATACTGGCCGAGGTCAAGGAAACCACCGGACTGCCTGTGGTCACAGATATTCATATGCCCGAGCAGGCCGCCGTGGTCGCCGAGGTGGCGGACGTCATTCAGGTGCCCGCCTTCCTGTGCCGTCAGACGGACCTTCTCGTGGCAGCCGGTGAGACGGACCGGATCGTCAATGTCAAAAAGGGACAGTTCCTTGCTCCCTGGGACATGGACAATGTGGTCGGCAAGCTGCGTTCCACTGGCAATGAGAAAATCTGGCTCACCGAACGCGGTGCCATGCACGGCTACAACAACCTTGTTGTGGACTTTCGTTCCGTGCCCGAGATGCATGCGTTCGATGTTCCTGTGGTCTTTGACGCCACGCACTCGGTTCAGAAGCCGGGCGGTCAGGGCGCCAGTTCGGGCGGCAACCGTGAATATGTGCCCGTCCTTGCTCGTGCAGCCGTTGCCGCAGGCGTGGACGGAGTTTTCATGGAAGTGCATCCGGATCCGGATAAGGCGCTGTGCGACGGCCCCAACAGCCTGCACCTCGACAGTGTGGAGCCGCTCGTCAAGCAGCTGCTCGCCGTGCGGGAGGCCATCTCATGA
- a CDS encoding CTP synthase: MKTKFIFTTGGVLSSLGKGLAAASIGALLQARGLKATIQKLDPYINVDPGTMNPFQHGEVYVTDDGAETDLDLGHYERYLDVPMSQRNNYTSGSIYNTVIQKERRGDYLGGTVQVIPHVTNQIKESILSMPRDEDVALIEIGGTVGDIEGLPFLEAIRQLKNELGKENVLYIHLTLVPYMRAAGELKTKPTQHSVKELRSIGIQPDIILCRSEVNLDEDIKRKIALFCDVDRDAVFSAVDVKNIYEVPLSFYEEGVDQKIAILLKLPAKNAVLEPWEELVDKLQNPAGTVRIGVVGKYVDLTEAYKSLHEALVHGGVANDVKVELEYVNSEKITPKNYERKLKHLDGILVPGGFGSRGVEGKILSIKYARENKVPFFGICLGMQCAVIEFARNVAGLESANSEEFDQTVQNNVIYLMTEWYDFRTKKTEVRDESSEKGGTMRLGAYPCKLHKDTNAHKAYGVANIDERHRHRYEFNNKFSEVLKENGLVLSGTSPDGELVEIVEIPDHPWFLGCQFHPEFKSNPMRPHPLFRDFIKAAKENKSDD, translated from the coding sequence ATGAAAACCAAGTTCATCTTCACAACGGGCGGCGTTCTTTCTTCTCTGGGCAAAGGCCTGGCTGCCGCTTCCATCGGCGCATTGTTGCAGGCTCGCGGGCTCAAGGCCACCATCCAGAAGCTCGACCCGTACATCAACGTCGACCCCGGAACGATGAACCCGTTCCAGCACGGTGAAGTATACGTGACCGACGACGGCGCGGAAACCGACCTCGACCTCGGGCACTACGAGCGTTACCTCGATGTGCCCATGAGCCAGCGAAACAACTACACCTCCGGCTCCATCTACAACACCGTCATCCAGAAGGAACGCCGCGGCGACTACCTTGGTGGTACGGTGCAGGTCATTCCCCACGTCACCAACCAGATCAAGGAATCCATCCTGAGCATGCCCCGCGACGAGGATGTGGCTCTCATCGAAATCGGCGGAACCGTGGGCGACATCGAAGGCCTGCCGTTTCTGGAGGCCATCCGCCAGCTGAAGAACGAGCTGGGCAAGGAGAACGTCCTCTACATCCACCTGACCCTCGTGCCTTACATGCGGGCTGCCGGTGAACTCAAGACCAAGCCGACGCAGCATTCCGTCAAGGAACTGCGCAGCATCGGCATACAGCCGGACATCATTCTCTGCCGTTCCGAAGTGAACCTTGATGAGGACATCAAGCGCAAGATCGCCCTGTTCTGCGACGTGGACCGCGACGCCGTGTTCAGTGCCGTGGACGTGAAAAATATCTACGAAGTGCCGCTTTCCTTCTATGAGGAAGGAGTGGATCAGAAGATTGCCATACTGCTCAAACTTCCGGCCAAGAACGCCGTTCTGGAACCGTGGGAAGAACTGGTGGACAAGCTGCAGAATCCGGCTGGCACGGTTCGCATCGGCGTCGTCGGGAAGTATGTGGATCTCACCGAGGCTTACAAATCCCTGCATGAAGCCCTTGTGCACGGCGGCGTGGCCAACGACGTGAAGGTGGAACTGGAATACGTCAATTCCGAAAAGATCACGCCCAAGAACTACGAGCGCAAGCTCAAGCATCTTGACGGCATCCTCGTTCCCGGCGGCTTCGGCTCCCGCGGCGTGGAAGGAAAGATCCTTTCCATCAAGTACGCACGTGAAAACAAGGTCCCGTTCTTCGGCATCTGCCTCGGCATGCAGTGCGCCGTCATCGAGTTCGCGCGCAACGTGGCCGGACTGGAGAGCGCCAACTCCGAGGAATTCGATCAGACCGTGCAGAACAACGTCATCTACCTGATGACCGAGTGGTACGACTTCCGCACCAAAAAGACCGAAGTGCGCGACGAAAGCTCCGAGAAGGGCGGCACCATGCGCCTTGGCGCCTACCCGTGCAAGCTGCACAAGGACACCAACGCGCACAAGGCCTACGGCGTTGCCAATATCGATGAGCGCCACCGTCATCGTTACGAATTCAACAACAAGTTCTCCGAAGTCCTCAAGGAAAACGGACTGGTTCTTTCCGGAACCTCGCCGGACGGTGAGTTGGTCGAGATCGTTGAAATTCCGGATCATCCGTGGTTCCTCGGCTGTCAGTTCCACCCCGAGTTCAAGTCCAACCCCATGCGTCCGCATCCCCTGTTCCGCGACTTCATCAAGGCCGCGAAGGAAAACAAGTCGGACGACTAG
- a CDS encoding phosphoribosylformylglycinamidine synthase subunit PurQ: MARVNALVITGYGTNCEQECAHSVKKAGADDATIVHFSDISRGLVRMEDFNYLIFPGGFLDGDDLGAAQAAAHRWRWSEDENGKPVLDQLKAFFDAGGVILGICNGFQLMVKLGLLPAVGGRYFERQVSLSYNDSNKYEDRWVTLKANPDSHCVFTKDIDTLYVPVRHGEGKIIASDEKMLDELSKSQQIALQYIHPETGEVSMEYPYNPNGSPLGIAGLTDPSGRILGLMPHPEAFNHPTNHPHWTRGDVGTLGTALLEGGVRYLKEK; this comes from the coding sequence ATGGCCCGCGTCAACGCACTGGTCATTACCGGATACGGCACCAATTGTGAACAGGAATGCGCTCATTCCGTCAAAAAGGCGGGAGCGGACGACGCCACGATTGTGCACTTTTCCGATATTTCACGCGGTCTGGTCCGCATGGAAGACTTTAACTACCTGATTTTCCCCGGCGGATTCCTCGACGGAGACGACTTGGGCGCGGCTCAGGCAGCGGCTCACCGCTGGCGCTGGTCCGAAGACGAAAACGGCAAGCCGGTTCTGGACCAGCTCAAAGCTTTCTTCGATGCGGGAGGAGTCATCCTCGGCATCTGCAACGGCTTCCAGCTCATGGTCAAGCTGGGCCTGCTTCCCGCAGTAGGCGGCAGGTACTTCGAGCGGCAGGTATCGCTTTCCTACAATGATTCGAACAAATACGAAGACCGCTGGGTCACGCTCAAAGCAAACCCCGACTCTCATTGTGTCTTCACCAAGGACATAGACACCCTCTACGTCCCGGTACGCCACGGCGAGGGAAAGATCATCGCCAGTGACGAAAAGATGCTCGACGAGCTGAGCAAATCCCAGCAGATCGCCCTGCAATACATTCACCCCGAGACGGGTGAAGTAAGCATGGAATACCCCTACAACCCCAACGGTTCTCCCTTGGGCATCGCCGGTCTCACCGATCCCAGCGGCCGCATTCTCGGCCTGATGCCGCACCCGGAAGCCTTCAACCATCCCACGAACCACCCGCACTGGACGCGAGGTGACGTGGGCACCCTTGGCACCGCCCTGCTTGAAGGTGGCGTGCGGTATCTGAAGGAGAAGTAG
- a CDS encoding nucleoside deaminase, whose amino-acid sequence MNWRALMDVALHEAHAAADAEEAPIGAALFDSSGKLIASAHNGPIALNDPTAHAEVLCLRRAASALNNYRLPGTILAVTLEPCLMCVGAILHARVSGVIFGATDPKRGALVSNLEGHSLSFSNHRLWQVGGIMEKECASVLQQFFRSRRKNR is encoded by the coding sequence ATGAACTGGCGGGCCCTCATGGACGTCGCCCTGCACGAAGCACACGCCGCGGCCGATGCGGAGGAAGCTCCCATCGGCGCGGCGCTTTTCGACTCAAGCGGCAAGTTGATCGCATCGGCACATAACGGTCCCATCGCGCTCAACGACCCCACCGCTCATGCCGAAGTGCTCTGTCTGCGCCGCGCCGCATCAGCGCTGAACAATTACAGGCTCCCCGGAACCATCCTCGCTGTGACGCTCGAACCCTGCCTCATGTGCGTGGGCGCCATCCTTCACGCCCGGGTATCCGGCGTCATCTTCGGCGCGACTGACCCTAAACGCGGCGCTTTGGTGTCCAACCTTGAAGGACACTCCCTCAGCTTCTCCAACCACCGCCTCTGGCAGGTCGGGGGAATCATGGAAAAAGAGTGCGCCTCGGTTCTGCAACAGTTTTTCCGAAGCCGCCGTAAAAACCGTTGA
- a CDS encoding potassium channel family protein → MKFLPSQLLYFFHDRRAQRNLHSLIRFVLFLCFFIALYSVLFHILMEMEGQHYSWVTGIYWTLTVMSTLGFGDITFTSDIGRIFSLCVLMSGIVFLLVMLPFTFIQFFYAPYLEAQSKSRAARELPEDTSGHLIIIGSDRIALSLATRVRQFNYKYCILVNEVNHALDLVDQGYKAVVGDSDNPQTYKLLRADQAAMIVLLSDDLKNTNAAYTLREVAPDVQVVANADSEESVDILQLAGASHVFQFMSMLGEMLARRTLGTGARSNVIGNIKKLNIAEAPAVNTPLVGQTVKGCGLRDATGMNIVGLWEQGRLVPALPDTVIGAKTIMILAGTEEQLDAYDDFVGPAPSMDAPVLILGGGRVGQSAARLLSRRNVDYKIVEKNKKLIKDEKHYAHGSASDLEVLKAAGIDSAPSVFVTTHNDDLNIYLTIYCRRLRPDIQIISRATFDRNITVLHKAGADLVMSYATMAANTIINLLSPGKVMTLTEGLNIFRVEVGSSLAGKTLMESNIRDDTGCSVIAVSRGEEMEINPDPTLPLENGASLLVIGAAEDERRFLEKYQV, encoded by the coding sequence ATGAAATTTCTTCCTTCCCAGTTGCTGTATTTTTTTCATGATCGTCGTGCGCAACGGAATCTTCATTCCCTTATCAGATTCGTTCTGTTCCTCTGTTTCTTTATCGCGCTCTACAGTGTCCTTTTTCATATCCTCATGGAAATGGAAGGACAGCATTATTCATGGGTTACGGGCATCTATTGGACTTTGACGGTCATGTCTACGCTCGGCTTCGGCGACATTACCTTCACCTCGGACATCGGAAGGATTTTTTCTCTTTGCGTGCTCATGTCAGGCATTGTCTTTCTGCTTGTGATGCTGCCTTTCACCTTCATCCAGTTCTTTTATGCGCCGTACCTTGAAGCACAGAGCAAATCGAGAGCGGCCCGCGAACTGCCCGAGGATACCTCCGGACACCTTATCATCATCGGCTCGGACAGAATCGCGCTCAGTCTTGCGACTCGCGTCAGGCAGTTCAACTACAAATACTGCATTCTGGTCAACGAGGTTAACCATGCTCTTGATCTGGTGGATCAGGGGTACAAGGCCGTGGTGGGCGATTCGGACAACCCGCAGACATACAAGCTTCTGCGGGCGGATCAGGCGGCCATGATCGTCTTGTTGAGCGATGATTTAAAAAATACCAATGCAGCCTACACGCTTCGTGAAGTGGCTCCAGACGTGCAGGTGGTTGCCAATGCCGATTCGGAAGAGTCGGTGGATATCCTCCAGCTGGCAGGCGCAAGTCATGTTTTCCAGTTCATGAGTATGCTCGGTGAGATGCTCGCCCGGCGCACCCTCGGCACTGGCGCTCGGAGCAATGTCATCGGCAATATCAAGAAGCTCAACATTGCTGAGGCACCTGCCGTCAATACGCCGCTTGTGGGCCAGACCGTCAAGGGCTGCGGTCTGCGCGACGCCACCGGGATGAACATCGTCGGCTTGTGGGAGCAGGGCCGACTGGTGCCAGCACTGCCGGATACCGTCATCGGTGCCAAAACGATCATGATTCTTGCCGGGACCGAAGAGCAGCTTGATGCGTATGACGACTTCGTCGGCCCGGCCCCCTCCATGGATGCGCCGGTGCTTATCCTGGGCGGCGGACGAGTGGGGCAGTCTGCAGCCCGATTACTTAGTCGGCGAAACGTTGACTATAAGATTGTTGAGAAAAACAAGAAGCTTATCAAGGACGAAAAGCACTATGCCCATGGCAGCGCATCGGACCTTGAGGTATTGAAGGCGGCCGGAATCGATAGCGCTCCCTCGGTGTTCGTCACCACACACAACGATGACCTGAACATCTATCTGACAATTTATTGCAGGCGCCTCAGGCCGGACATTCAGATCATCAGCCGCGCCACGTTCGACAGAAACATTACGGTGCTGCATAAGGCTGGTGCCGACCTCGTCATGTCCTATGCGACCATGGCTGCCAACACGATCATCAACCTGCTGAGTCCGGGCAAAGTCATGACTCTCACGGAGGGCCTGAACATCTTCCGAGTCGAAGTAGGCTCATCCCTTGCCGGAAAAACACTCATGGAAAGCAACATCCGCGACGACACCGGCTGCAGCGTCATCGCCGTATCCCGCGGCGAAGAAATGGAAATCAACCCCGACCCGACACTCCCCCTTGAAAACGGCGCCTCTCTCCTCGTCATCGGCGCAGCCGAAGACGAGCGACGCTTCCTTGAGAAGTATCAGGTCTAA